The following nucleotide sequence is from Peribacillus sp. ACCC06369.
AAAATATCCTCCACGAGCAAGATCTCCTTTTTGATCAATTGGTCATAGATCGCCCGATTGATCATCGTTGCGACGGTAAAGGTATCGTAACTCGTTGAAATGACTGGCATCTCCAATTCATCGGCTAACCTTTTAACGGGCTCTTCCGTATCGAATCCCCCGGTAACCAGCACCGCTGCACCCGCTTTTAACGCGTGCTCATGGGCCTGGGTACGGTTCCCGACGATCAGCAGATTGCCTGCACCCGTATATCTCATCATGGCATCCAGCTTCATCGCCCCGATGACGAATTTATTTAAAGTCTTATGAAGTCCCGTTTTCCCACCAAGAACTTGTCCGTCGACGATATTAACTACCTCTGCGAAAGTGAGCTTTTCAATATTCTCTTTTTTCTTTTTCTCAATACGAATCGTGCCTACCCGCTCAATCGAGCTTACGTAGCCCTGGTTCTCCGCCTCTTTAATTGCCCGATATGCCGTACCTTCACTAACATTCAATGCTTTCGCAATTTGACGGACGGAAATCTTCTCGCCAACAGGGAGCCCATCGATATGTTTTAATATTTGTTCATGCTTTGTAGCCAAGCGCTTCACCCTTTTCACGGTATTCCTATTCCCCATTATAAGGTCAAAGAGCCTAGTTTATCAAACAACTACTAGTATTGGCGCAACCTTTTGTATTCCGGCAGGCGATTTACCTTTTGTTTTTTCGGGGAATATAGTATCCCCGTCAAGTTGCCAGCCACCGCCAACAAGGCAAACAACAGCCAGGACCCAGCAAACAGACTCTCCAGACCGCCACTTTCCAACGACAAGCGCGGCACGGCATAATACAGCATCACACCGCATAAAAGCAAACACAGTAATAACCTCTGTTTCATCCAATCCCCCCTTTTTTCTCATCTATTCATTTTATGCCTGTGAAAGGAAAAAAGACTTGGCTGCTGAACGAGACTTTACTTTCCTATCGCTGGGAATCATCTGCGTAGAAGGCAAATGCTAAAGGGAAATCCGTCATTTCAGTCGGCTATCCCCATACAATCCACATAAAAAACGGAAGCCCCTGCGGCTCCCGCTCTTATTAAAATTCTATTTCATCTCCGGCTTCCATGATCAATCCATTTCCCTCTTCAAGCAGGTCGATGAATTTGTTAGGATCCTGTTTGATGACAGGGAAAGTATTGTAATGAATCGGCACGACTTGTTTGGCCTGAAGGAATTTCGCTGCAAGTGCGGCATCTTCCGGCCCCATGGTGTAATTGTCGCCGATTGGCAAAAATGCCAAGTCAATCGGATGTCGCTCCCCGATCAGTTTCATATCGGAATATACAGATGTATCCCCCGCATGATAGATCGTTTTCCCTTCTATCGTAAGCAACACGCCAGCAGGCATTCCCAAATAAACGATTTGTCCATCCCCGTTAACGAATCCCGTTCCATGGAAAGCAGGCGTCAATTTCACTTTTCCAAATTCAAATTCAAAAGCTCCGCCGATGCTCATCCCGTGAGTCCTAATCCCTTGAGCACCCAGGTAGTCGGCAATCTCTGCTATGCCAATGACAAGTGCATCATGCCTCTTGGCCAATTCAACCGTGTCACCGACGTGGTCATTATGACCATGCGTTAAGATGATCACATCCGGTTTCACATCTTCAACCTTCAAATCGGTCAAAGCGTTTCCAGTAATGAACGGATCGAATAAAATCGTTTTACCATTCGTTTCGACTTTTACAACTGCATGTCCATGAAAAGATACTTTCATTTTTGATGCTCCCTTCCCTTACTCACTTTTTAAATGGCCTTATCAGGCCTTTCCCATTTACTATACTTATAAATATTGCTAAGGTAATTATATCTTATTAATGGAGGTATCGTCATGAATGAAAGTTTGAGAGAACTACAAAATTGGCTACAGGCCAATGAAACGGAAGCCGCTTTACTTACATCTACAGAGAGCATCTTCTATTTGAGCGGTTTTTTTAGTGATCCTCACGAAAGACTGCTAGCACTTGCCATTTTTGCAAATGCCGACCCAATCCTTGTCTGCCCGCAGATGGAAGTTCCGGATGCTAAACAGGCTGGATGGGCTGGAGATATCATCGGTTACACCGACATTGAAAATCCATGGGAAAAAGTTAAGCAAGCAGTGGGGAATCGCGGGTTAACCATTAATACAATGGCCATTGAAAAAGAGCATATGAATGTAGAACGCTATGAAAAGGTCCAACAATACTTCGGAGCACCAAAGCTCGTTTCCGCAGAAGAAAAACTTCAAAGGATGCGAATGATCAAATCGGAAGATGAAATGGTCAAAATCCGTGAAGCTTGCCGCCTTGCCGACTTTGCGATTGAAGTGGGTGTCAGCGAAATTCATGAAGGTAAAACGGAAATGGAAATCCTCGCAGCGATAGAATTCGAATTGAAAAAGGCCGGAGTCAGCCAAATGTCTTTCTCCACCATGGTCCTGACCGGTAAAAATGGTGCTTCCCCACATGGCACACCTGGGAATACGAAAGTTCAGCGCGGTGACCTTGTCCTTTTTGACCTGGGCGTCGTTCATGAAGGATACTGCTCTGACATCACTAGAACGGTCGCTTACGGAGATATCAATGATAAACAGGCAGAAATATATGAAACTGTACTTAAGGCACAAGAAGCTGCCGTTAGAGCCAGTAAACCTGGTGTATCCTGTTCCGAGATAGACTTGACTGCCAGAAACATCATCAGGGATAAAGGATATGGTGAATTCTTCCCGCACAGGCTCGGCCACGGACTTGGGATCAGCGTCCATGAATACCCATCCTTGACTGAAACGAATTCCCTCGAGCTTCAATCCGGAATGGTTTATACGATCGAACCGGGCATATATGTTCCGAATGTTGCAGGCGTCAGGATTGAAGATGATCTATTGATCACCGATACTGGGTGTGAGATTTTGACCAAATTCCCGAAGAGCCTGCAAATCATAAAGTGATCACGCATTTACCCATTTTATGTAACGAAACCCGGATACCCCCGCCTTCATTTAAGACGGGGGTATTTATTCAAAATTCATTTCAACTAATCTGTCCGCAGTTCAAGCTTCACTGCTTTATCACTGCCGTCAAACCAAATGACCAGCCATTCACTATCCATTCTTATGATTCCCCTCTCGGCACCAAGATAAAAAACAACATTATCTTTCTCTTTAAAATATTCCGTTTCTGTTGGGGGCCCTAAAAGCGTGGTCACTTCTTCTTTTGTCTTGCCTATCAATTCATGTTCATTCATTAAGTCATCAACCAGATATACTCTTCCTTCATCATCATTCAACCATCTTTCAGTGGTGAACCTTGATTCATATTCATTTACCCCTAACATAACCACACTATAAAATAGAAGAGAAAAGCCAAGGCTTGATAGGACTATAAATCTAATTTTGATTTTCCTTTTATTATGCTGATCTGTATATTTCCATGAAATCCATTGAAAAAATAGTAAAAGAACAAATGGAAGCAGCAGTGCTGATATACTCATTAAACTGATCGAAGCATGTACAGCATTGATGTAAAAAATATAAATGAAATAGATCAAAGCATACAAAAGTACGTACAAATATAATGCATAGTTTAATATTCTTGAAACACTCAAAGAAAAAAACTCCCCTCTCGCACTAAAGATTACCATAAATGAAGAAATAAGGTGAATAAGATGCGTGGTTCGGTTCATGCAATGATTGTACTTATCTTTTCATCATAATAATAAGGTTGGAATCAGTTTTTTCATTTTACGATTTCAGAATCATTGGCTAAAACATTCGCTAATTTGTTACAATTGAAATCAGATCCATTAGGTAAATCATTGTATAATAGGAATTAAATAGAAGGAGGAGATTCACTTGAATAGTATAGATTATAAAAATATTCTTGTAGCAGTGGACGGTTCGGAAGAAGCAGAGTGGGCCTTAAAAAAGGCAATCTATTTAGCAAAACTCAGTGACGCTACCCTTGTGCTCACACATATCGTGGATACAAGGAATTTCCCCACTGTCGAAGCTTATGATATGACTATCCGTGATCACTCTGAAACCTTTGCCAATGAGCTATTGGACAAGTATAAAACGGAAGCCATTGCATCCGGGATTGCAAAGGTCCAAACAGAAGTTGCATATGGTTCTCCTAAAGTTCAAATTCCAAGGGATTTAGCGAAAAAACATTCTATCGATTTAATTGTTTGCGGTGCAACAGGCCTTAACGCAGTCGAACGTTTCCTTATCGGCAGCGTGTCGGAAGGCATCGTTCGCCATTCAAACTGTGATGTAATGGTCGTGCGTACGAATTGTAAAAAATAATCATAAAAAAAGCTCGTTCGCCAAATTGGTGAACGAGCTTTTTATGATTATTCACTTACAAGTTTTTCCGCTTTTTCAATCGCGAGCAACACTTGGGCAAAACCTGTACCGCCCGCACTGTTACGGCGTTTAACGGCTTCGTATGGGTTTAATGCATCGTAAATATCTTGTTCAAACAACTCGGAAGCTTCCTGGAATTGTTCAATGCTTAGGTCCACTAAATAGCAGCCCTTCTGGACACAGAACAATACAAGTTTCCCGACCACTTCGTGCGCCTTACGGAAAGGCATTCCCTTTGAAGCTAGGTAATCAGCTAATTCCGTCGCATTCGAGAAGTCATTTCTTGTTGCTTTTTCCATGACGTCCGTTTTCACTTTCATTGTCGAAATCATGCCGGCAAATATTTTAAGTGAACCAACAATGGTCTTAACCGTATCAAAAACGCCTTCTTTATCTTCTTGCATATCTTTGTTATAAGCAAGCGGCAGTCCTTTCAAAACAGTCAATAACCCCGTTAAATTACCATAAACCCGTCCTGTTTTACCACGGATCAATTCCGCCATATCAGGGTTTTTCTTTTGCGGCATGATGCTGCTTCCCGTTGAAAACGCATCATCCAATTCAACGAATTGGAATTCCTGGCTTGACCAAAGGATGATTTCTTCGCTGAAACGGGATAAATGCATCATCATCGTCGCACTGTTGCTCATGAATTCAATGGCAAAGTCACGATCACTTACCGCATCAAGGCTGTTTTCGTAAATTCCGTCAAACCCCAATAGCTCGGCACTGAGCGCACGGTCAATCGGGAAAGTCGTCCCAGCTAATGCCCCAGCACCCAATGGAGAAACATTGATCCTTTTGAAACTCTCGGTGAAGCGCTGCTTATCACGCTCAAGCATCCAAAAATAAGCCATTAAATGGTGGGCAAATGAAATGGGCTGTGCACGCTGCAAATGTGTATAACCTGGAATTAGCGTTTCCACATTTTTCTTGGATTGTCCCAAAATCGCTATTTGCAGGTCATTGATGAGCTCCAGAATCACTTTCGTTTGATTCCGCATATACAGATGAAGATCGGTTGCAACTTGGTCATTACGACTTCTTCCTGTATGAAGCTTTCCGCCAACTGGACCGATTTCGCTTATGAGCATACTTTCCAGGTTAAGATGGATATCTTCCATCTCAACCTTAAAAGTCAATTCACCCTTCTCAGCTTTTCCCTGTAAACTTTTCAGACCTGCAATGATCTGATCAGCATCTTCTTCAGGTAAAATGCTGCATTGCTTTAACATGGTTACATGAGCTAAACTCCCTTGAATATCTTCAAGCACAAGTTCCTGATCAAAGGAAATGGAAGCTCCAAATTCATCTACCCATTCTTCGGCAGATTTCGTGAATCTTCCTCCCCAAAGCTTGCTGCTCACACTGTCACCTTCTTGCTATTGACCATGCTGTTCACTTTCGTTGGAAGTCCCCATAACTTAATGAAACCAACTGCTGCATCATGATCGAATTCGTCAGCTTTTGTATAGGTAGCCAATTTTTCGTCATATAGGGAGTACTCTGATTTTCTTCCTTCAACAATCGCATGACCTTTGAATAGTTTCACACGGACTGTACCAGTTACATTCACTTGTGTTTCTTTCAGGAAAGCAGCCAATGCTTTTTGAAGCGGGGAGAACCAAAGTCCTTCATATATCAATTCAGTCATTTTCTTCTCGATCACCGGTTTGAAGTGAGCCAATTCTTTTACAAGCGTGATATCTTCAAGTTCCTTATGTGCAGCTATCAATGTCATCGCACCGGGTGCTTCATAGACTTCACGTGATTTGATTCCTACTAATCTATTTTCCACGTGGTCGATACGTCCAACTCCGTGTTTACCGGCAATTTGATTCAGTTCAACAATCAAGTCAGCCAATTTATAGTTTTTGTCATTCAATGTAACCGGCACACCTTGTTCAAAACCAATTTCAATGATATCAGCAGTATCTGGCGCAGTTTCAAGGCTTGCAGTCAAATCATACGCTTCTTCCGGTGGAGCTGCCCATGGATCTTCCAGGATTCCACATTCGTTACTTCTTCCCCAAAGGTTTTGGTCAATCGAGAATGGACTTGCCAAGCCGATCGGAACAGGAATGCCATTTTTCGCTGCATATTCAATCTCCTCTTCACGGGACCATTTCCAGTCACGAACAGGTGCAAGAACTTGTAAATTAGGATTCAATGCCGAGATGGATACTTCGAAACGCACTTGGTCATTTCCTTTTCCCGTACAACCGTGCGCAACGGCTACCGCGTTTTCCGCTTCAGCCACTTCCACTAATTTCTTAGCGATCAGCGGACGTGATAAAGCTGATACCAAAGGATATTTCCCTTCATACAAAGTATGTGCCTGAAGAGCCATCAACGCGTATTCATCAGCGAATTCGTCCTTCGCATCAATTACATAAGAACTTACCGCACCGACAGTGATCGCTTTTTCTTTAATGAAGTCCAAATCTTTCCCTTCACCGACATCCAAGCAGCATGCCACAACTTCGTACCCTTGATCTTGTAACCATTTAATTGCAACGGAAGTATCCAAACCTCCGGAATATGCTAAAACAACTTTTTGATTTTTCATTTTCATCGTCCTTTCGTATGAATAAAAATTCATCGTTTGTTATTTTTATTCAATCTATGATTAGTACTTTATCATCTTTATTAAAGGAATACAAGGGGTATTTTAAAGATTTCGCTAAAAAATCCGTTAATATTTTAAGGGAATTCACACATTGGATGCTTACGCAAGAATATAGTAAACTAGGAGTATTAATAATCGAATAATGGAGGGAATATGAAAGAACTATTTACTTATGATGAACGGCTTGGCATCCCCATTCCTGATTTCAACCTGGAGTGGGATGAATATACAAAAGGCGAGCAACAGCAAATACTCGTACATTGGGAGAATATCCGGGGGAGCATCCCCGACCGCATCAAGGAACTGGAATCCACCATTAACCGAAAGCAGTTTCAGCTCTCCGATGAGAGTAATTTCACCAAATCATGCCAGCTCAATTCCGAAATTGCCGAACTGGCTTCCATCATCAATGATTTATGGCTTTGGTATCGTGCCAATCAAGCCGTGAGTGAAAAGATGCATAATTAAGGCCTATTCCATGCAAAAAAAGCCACAGTTTAAAACTGTGGCTTTTTTTGCATCCCTCTTATAAATCCTTCCGAAGTTCACCAACGACATGTCCCAATTCCGGGAGAATCAATTTATTCATTGCAAGCCGAACCGCCCCTGATGAGCCTGGGGTGGAAAAAACCGCTTTGTTGTTCACGACTCCGGCATTAGCCCTGGATAGAATGGCGGCCGAACCGATATCCTCTTGATAGCTGAGCATTCGGAAAATCTCGCCAAAACCGGGAATTTCCTTGGTCATCAATTCTTTGACCGCCTCGATTGTTACATCCCTTTTAGCAATGCCAGTGCCTCCATTTGTTAAGATGACATCGACCTTACTGCTTTGGCAGCCAGAAGTGACCGCATCTTGAATCGCTTCCCGCTCATCTTTTACTATTTCATATTCCGTAACTTCATGCCCATTCGTTTTCAATAATTCCATCATCAGTGCTCCGC
It contains:
- a CDS encoding MogA/MoaB family molybdenum cofactor biosynthesis protein is translated as MSVKNHKKAITEAVRCKVITVSDTRNEETDKSGALMMELLKTNGHEVTEYEIVKDEREAIQDAVTSGCQSSKVDVILTNGGTGIAKRDVTIEAVKELMTKEIPGFGEIFRMLSYQEDIGSAAILSRANAGVVNNKAVFSTPGSSGAVRLAMNKLILPELGHVVGELRKDL
- a CDS encoding universal stress protein, producing the protein MDYKNILVAVDGSEEAEWALKKAIYLAKLSDATLVLTHIVDTRNFPTVEAYDMTIRDHSETFANELLDKYKTEAIASGIAKVQTEVAYGSPKVQIPRDLAKKHSIDLIVCGATGLNAVERFLIGSVSEGIVRHSNCDVMVVRTNCKK
- a CDS encoding Xaa-Pro peptidase family protein, which produces MNESLRELQNWLQANETEAALLTSTESIFYLSGFFSDPHERLLALAIFANADPILVCPQMEVPDAKQAGWAGDIIGYTDIENPWEKVKQAVGNRGLTINTMAIEKEHMNVERYEKVQQYFGAPKLVSAEEKLQRMRMIKSEDEMVKIREACRLADFAIEVGVSEIHEGKTEMEILAAIEFELKKAGVSQMSFSTMVLTGKNGASPHGTPGNTKVQRGDLVLFDLGVVHEGYCSDITRTVAYGDINDKQAEIYETVLKAQEAAVRASKPGVSCSEIDLTARNIIRDKGYGEFFPHRLGHGLGISVHEYPSLTETNSLELQSGMVYTIEPGIYVPNVAGVRIEDDLLITDTGCEILTKFPKSLQIIK
- a CDS encoding argininosuccinate synthase, producing the protein MKNQKVVLAYSGGLDTSVAIKWLQDQGYEVVACCLDVGEGKDLDFIKEKAITVGAVSSYVIDAKDEFADEYALMALQAHTLYEGKYPLVSALSRPLIAKKLVEVAEAENAVAVAHGCTGKGNDQVRFEVSISALNPNLQVLAPVRDWKWSREEEIEYAAKNGIPVPIGLASPFSIDQNLWGRSNECGILEDPWAAPPEEAYDLTASLETAPDTADIIEIGFEQGVPVTLNDKNYKLADLIVELNQIAGKHGVGRIDHVENRLVGIKSREVYEAPGAMTLIAAHKELEDITLVKELAHFKPVIEKKMTELIYEGLWFSPLQKALAAFLKETQVNVTGTVRVKLFKGHAIVEGRKSEYSLYDEKLATYTKADEFDHDAAVGFIKLWGLPTKVNSMVNSKKVTV
- the argH gene encoding argininosuccinate lyase: MSSKLWGGRFTKSAEEWVDEFGASISFDQELVLEDIQGSLAHVTMLKQCSILPEEDADQIIAGLKSLQGKAEKGELTFKVEMEDIHLNLESMLISEIGPVGGKLHTGRSRNDQVATDLHLYMRNQTKVILELINDLQIAILGQSKKNVETLIPGYTHLQRAQPISFAHHLMAYFWMLERDKQRFTESFKRINVSPLGAGALAGTTFPIDRALSAELLGFDGIYENSLDAVSDRDFAIEFMSNSATMMMHLSRFSEEIILWSSQEFQFVELDDAFSTGSSIMPQKKNPDMAELIRGKTGRVYGNLTGLLTVLKGLPLAYNKDMQEDKEGVFDTVKTIVGSLKIFAGMISTMKVKTDVMEKATRNDFSNATELADYLASKGMPFRKAHEVVGKLVLFCVQKGCYLVDLSIEQFQEASELFEQDIYDALNPYEAVKRRNSAGGTGFAQVLLAIEKAEKLVSE
- a CDS encoding metal-dependent hydrolase gives rise to the protein MKVSFHGHAVVKVETNGKTILFDPFITGNALTDLKVEDVKPDVIILTHGHNDHVGDTVELAKRHDALVIGIAEIADYLGAQGIRTHGMSIGGAFEFEFGKVKLTPAFHGTGFVNGDGQIVYLGMPAGVLLTIEGKTIYHAGDTSVYSDMKLIGERHPIDLAFLPIGDNYTMGPEDAALAAKFLQAKQVVPIHYNTFPVIKQDPNKFIDLLEEGNGLIMEAGDEIEF